A genome region from Cutaneotrichosporon cavernicola HIS019 DNA, chromosome: 5 includes the following:
- the AIP1 gene encoding uncharacterized protein (Anaphase-promoting complex subunit 4 WD40 domain): MSYKSGPLYPCNPATARGESTKLGADPKGEKIVYTNGRAVIIRDLNNPSSAHAYTQHTQTATVARFSPSGYYIASGDVAGNVRVWDTTNPAENILKLAARPIAGRINDVAWDSESKRLIAGGEGKDRFGAAFFVDSGSSCGEITGHSKPITSLSVRHQRPFRAVSGSDDNSIVFHTAVPFKYDRIIQTHTRFVRDVGFSPNGDVFASVGSDGKLFLYDGKTGEINASADAPDPTRSLMALSWAPDSAHLVTAGADGVVAIWDAAAAQVKQAWSVGADVEAQQNGVVWANPNTIASVSLGGTINVFDVREGKTWRKLYGPTKAITSSALAPGRDSQTFYTGSFDGTMKSFALGASLGEREGECSNVEGVGHTALVAAMASDGTGKVWSAGWDDKVSAISGGQFAASSVPTKAQPTGVAATPHAVYIASPAGLEVSMGGSSTVVGGACTAVAVHGDLVATGSGKKVTIARASGSSLSEVASFEDNKGEVLSLAFSLDGSLLAAGDAAGRIVLIDAKANKVLVSSRWTFHTGRVASLAFSPSGKRLASGGADESIYIWNPEKVVRNVPIKNAHPGGVSGVAWENDTRVVSAGADGCVRTWEVPA; encoded by the exons ATGAGTTACAAATCAG GACCTCTCTATCCGTGCAATCCTGCCACCGCCCGCGGCGAGAgcaccaagctcggcgccgaccccaagggcgagaagatCGTGTACACAAACGGCCGCGCCGTAATC ATTCGCGACCTGAACAACCCGTCGAGCGCGCATGCGTATACTC AGCACACCCAGACCGCAACCGTCGCTCGCTTCTCCCCATCTGGGTACTACATTGCCTCGGGTGACGTTGCTGGCAACGTGCGCGTGTGGGATACGACCAACCCAGCCGAGAAcatcctcaagctcgcagCCCGCCCCATCGCCGGCCGTATTAACGATGTTGCGTGGGACAGCGAGAGCAAGCGCCTCATTGCCGGCGGCGAAGGCAAGGACAGATTTGGCGCGGCGTTTTTTGTCGACTCGGGCAGCAGCTGCGGCGAGATTACGGGACACTCGAAG CCCATCACCTCCCTTAGCGTGCGCCACCAGCGGCCGTTCCGCGCTGTCAGCGGGTCGGACGACAACTCGATCGTATTCCACACTGCTGTGCCGTTCAAGTATGACCGGATCATCCAGACACACACCAGATTCGTGCGCGACGTCGGGTTCTCACCCAACGGCGATGTGTTCGCGTCGGTCGGCTCGGACGGCAAGCTCTTCCTCTACGACGGCAAGACGGGCGAGATCAACGCCAGCGCTGATGCGCCGGACCCAACCCGCAGTCTG ATGGCTCTGTCGTGGGCACCTGACTCGGCACACCTCGTCACGGCTGGCGCGGACGGTGTCGTGGCGATCTGGGACGCCGCTGCGGCGCAGGTCAAGCAGGCATGGTCGGTGGGTGCGGACGTTGAGGCGCAGCAGAACGGCGTTGTTTGGGCCAACCCGAACACGATCGCCAGTGTGTCGCTGGGTGGCACGATCAACGTGTTCGACGTGCGCGAGGGAAAGACCTGGCGCAAGCTCTACGGCCCAACCAAGGCCATCACGTCGAGCGCACTCGCGCCAGGCCGCGACTCCCAGACGTTCTACACGGGCTCGTTCGACGGGACGATGAAGAGCTTCGCGCTGGGTGCGTCTCTCggtgagcgcgagggcgaaTGTTCCAACGTCGAGGGTGTCGGCCACACCGCTCTCGTGGCCGCGATGGCGTCAGATGGAACGGGCAAGGTCTGGTCGGCAGGGTGGGACGACAAGGTGTCCGCCATCTCGGGCGGTCAGTTCGCCGCCAGCTCTGTGCCGACCAAAGCACAGCCCACTGGTGtcgcggcgacgccgcACGCTGTGTACATTGCCTCGCCGGCTGGCCTCGAGGTCTCCATGGGAGGCTCGAGTACTGTGGTCGGCGGGGCATGCACTGCTGTCGCTGTCCATGGTGACCTTGTCGCAACGGGCTCTGGGAAGAAGGTGACGATCGCTCGTGCCTCCGGCTCGTCGCTCAGCGAGGTTGCATCGTTCGAGGACAACAAGGGTGAGGTTCTCTCGCTGGCGTTCTCTCTCGATggcagcctcctcgctgccggCGACGCGGCTGGCCgcatcgtcctcatcgacgccaAAGCGAACAAGGTGCTCGTCTCCAGCCGGTGGACGTTCCACACCGGCCGTGTTGCCAGCCTCGCGTTCTCGCCCTCTGGcaagcgcctcgcctcCGGAGGTGCGGACGAGAGCATCTACATCTGGAACCCCGAGAAGGTGGTGCGTAATGTGCCGATCAAGAACGCGCACCCCGGCGGTGTGAGCGGCGTGGCTTGGGAGAACGACACGCGTGTTGTCAgcgcgggcgcggacggCTGCGTTCGCACTTGGGAGGTGCCGGCCTAG
- the sap61 gene encoding uncharacterized protein (Domain of unknown function (DUF3449)), producing the protein MDSVIETQRACHEEIERYEQALADVLVQQPIGQRNQTRRDRKAAEILARIGELRHNLALLYEDAPGLRPTELAALSAPPPGEGVDELAEFYTRFEKVKDFHRKNTGLNARALIASIDDMVDSDGLQVIEVEGEEEPVIIDLLDSVFSGEEAYGRHLDLYEAHAQFLNLKGSTRLSYIAYLDMLKSGRIERTLDVREKSHPAYLQYVQTLYSYMTSFFERALPLIDLEKKLKEEEDGFDNAWAAGEVKGWDEGKKVPTSQGGIWCPYCAKSYAKQTVYDAHLNSGKHKKKQAAGIKVEQGNEPATSTAESGRDKLRPAARLTWLVCALLVFPPIPEKITASRGEVERRAALTAREREAELEDVEEAPPVVLPPPGEEEEDEDDPRLYNPLNLPLGWDGKPIPFWLYKLHGLGVEFKCEICSDHVYMGRKAFDRHFQESRHAFGMRALGLPNTRHFHEITKIADALALAEKLKAEGRAELSAMDKAEEFEDDDGNVYDKKTYEDLKRQGLL; encoded by the exons ATGGACTCGGTCATTGAGACGCAGCGAGCCTGCCACGAAGAGATTGAGCGGTACGAGCAAGCGCTCGCGGACGTGCTGGTACAGCAACCTATCGGG caaCGTAACCAGACACGGCGGGACCGTAAGGCGGCTGAGATCCTCGCTCGCATCGGCGAGCTGAGACACAACCTTGCTCTTCTGTATGAAGATGCGCCGGGACTGCGGCcgaccgagctcgcggcgttgagcgcgccgcctcccgGTGAAGGGGtggacgagctggccgagTTCTACACGCGCTTCGAAAAGGTCAAGGACTTCCACCGCAAGAACACGGGTCtgaacgcgcgcgcgctcatCGCGTccatcgacgacatggtCGACTCGGATGGGCTTCAGGtgatcgaggtcgagggcgaggaggagccggTCATCATTGACCTGCTCGACAGCGTCTtcagcggcgaggaggcaTACGgccgccatctcgacctGTACGAGGCGCACGCCCAGTTCCTTAACCTCAAGGGATCGACTCGGTTGTCGTACATTGCCTATCTCGACATGCTCAAGTCGGGGCGCATCGAGCGCACTCTTGATGTGCGGGAAAAGAGCCACCCCGCGTACTTGCA ATACGTGCAGACACTGTATTCGTACATGACATCGTTCTTTGAGCGGGCACTGCCCCtgatcgacctcgagaagaagttgaaggaggaggaagacgggTTCGACAATGCCTGGGCTGCTGGCGAGGTCAAGGGATGGGATGAAGGGAAGAAGGTACCTACATCCCAAGGCGGGATTTGGTGCCCTTACTGCGCAAAGTCGTACGCCAAGCAGACGGTGTACGATGCGCACTTGAACTCGGGAAAGCACAAGAAGAAGCAGGCAGCTGGTATCAAGGTCGAGCAAGGCAATGAGCCGGCAACGTCTACCGCAGAGTCGGGGAGGGATAAGCTGCGGCCAGCGGCTCGACTTACGTGGCTCGTGTgtgcgctcctcgtcttcccGCCAATCCCCGAGAAGATTACTGCATcgcgaggcgaggtggagcgccgcgcggcgctgactgcgcgcgagcgtgaggccgagcttgaggacgtcgaggaggcacCGCCTGTCGTTCTTCCCCCACctggagaggaagaggaagacgaggacgacccACGCCTGTACAAccccctcaacctcccGCTCGGATGGGACGGCAAGCCCATCCCCTTCTGGCTGTACAAGCTGCACGGTCTCGGTGTCGAGTTCAAGTGCGAGATCTGCTCTGACCACGTGTACATGGGCCGCAAGGCGTTTGACCGCCACTTCCAGGAGAGCAGGCACGCGTTTGGTATGCGCGCTCTCGGGCTACCCAACACGCGCCACTTCCACGAGATCACCAAGATCGCGGAcgcactcgcgctcgcggagaagctcaaggccgaaGGACGCGCTGAGCTGAGTGCCATGGACAAGGCGGAGGAGTTCGAAGACGACGATGGAAACGTCTACGATAAGAAGACGTACGAGGATCTCAAGCGCCAGGGCTTGTTGTAG
- a CDS encoding uncharacterized protein (Domain in histone families 1 and 5), with protein sequence MSHTARRHYASDATWCADVADKRPSTCISSSSPHSSIFNTLRRHPPQPSSVPPPLNLSTMAPTVTKKAAAPRKASNHPTFLVMIQECIAAHPEDARSGVSRPTIKKYLANTYKLDLSSASNVNNLSNAIKRGAETGALILPKGIGGKVKLAPKAKKAPAADKENVAPKKAAAPKKKATSTTKKPAAAKSAVKKATTTKKVPAAVKKTSTKKAPVAAKAKAAPTKKAAPKKAATKAKAAK encoded by the exons ATGTCGCATACGGCGAGGAGACATTACGCGTCGGACGCGACTTGGTGCGCAGATGTCGCGGATAAG CGGCCCTCGACCTGTatctcttcttcttcccccCACTCGTCCATCTTCAACACCTTGCGTCGCCATCCACCTCAACCTT CTTCAGTACCACCTCCTCTCAACTTGTCTACCATGGCTCCCACCGTTACCAAgaaggccgccgcgccccgCAAGGCCTCGAACCACCCCACGTTCCTGGTCATGATCCAG GAGTGCATCGCCGCACACCCGGAGGACGCGCGTTCGGGCGTTTCGCGGCCGACGATCAAGAAGTACCTTGCCAACACGTACAAGCTTGACCTCTCGTCTGCTTCGAACGTCAATAACCTCTCGAACGCCATCAAGCGTGGCGCCGAGACTGGCGCTCTTATCCTCCCCAAGGGCAtcggcggcaaggtcaagctTGCTCCTAAG gccaagaaggctcCCGCCGCTGACAAGGAGAACGTTGCCCCTAAGAAGGCGGCCGCacccaagaagaaggctaCTTCCACCACCAAGAAGCCCGCTGCCGCCAAGTCGGCCGTGAAGAAGGCCACGACGACCAAGAAGGTCCCAGCGGCCGTCAAGAAGACCTCCACGAAGAAGGCTCCCGTCG cggccaaggccaaggccgcgccgacgaagaaggcggccccgaagaaggccgccaccaaggccaaggcggccaAGTAA
- the FAL1 gene encoding uncharacterized protein (Belongs to the DEAD box helicase family) translates to MALNPGDDKLVFESSESVTVAPTFEALNLREDLLRGVYAYNFEKPSAIQQRAIIPIIRGRDVIAQAQSGTGKTATFAISALQSLDLNIRETQALVLSPTRELAVQIQTVVLALGDYMNVSCHACIGGTSVGEDIRKLEAGQQVVSGTPGRVFDMIRRRNLRTKDIKMLILDESDELLNKGFKDQIYDIYRYLPPATQVVIVSATLPHDVLEMTTKFMTEPIRILVKRDELTLEGIKQFFVAVEKEDWKFDTLCDLYDTLTITQAVIFCNTRRKVDWLTEKMREANFTVSSMHGEMVQKERDAIMAEFRGGQSRVLITTDVWARGIDVQQVSLVINYDLPSSRENYLHRIGRSGRFGRKGVAINFVTVEDVRILRDIEQYYSTQIDEMPAQVQELV, encoded by the exons ATGGCG CTCAATCC CGGCGATGACAAGCTCGTGTTCGAGTCGTCCGAATCAGTCACTGTC GCTCCTACTT TCGAAGCACTCAACCTCCGGGAAGACCTCCTCCGCGGTGTCTACGCGTACA actTTGAGAAGCCCTCAGCTATCCAGCAACGCGCCATCATCCCCATCATCCGCGGGCGCGATGTGATCGCCCAGGCTCAATCCGGTACTGGTAAGACGGCGACGTTTGCCATCTCGGCTCTGCAGTCGCTCGACCTTAACATTCGTGAGACGCAGGCGCTCGTACTCTCGCCAACTCGCGAGTTGGCTGTGCAGATCCAAAcggtcgtcctcgccctcggcgatTACATGAACGTGTCGTGTCACGCGTGCATTGGTGGCACTagtgtcggcgaggacatccgcaagctcgaggctggGCAGCAGGTCGTCAGCGGCACGCCGGGTCGTGTGTTTGACATGATCCGCCGACGCAACCTTCGCACCAAGGACATCAAGATGCTTATTCTTGACGAGtcggacgagctcctcaacaaGGGCTTCAAGGACCAGATCTACGACATCTACCGCTACCTTCCCCCCGCCACTCaggtcgtcatcgtctcgGCGACGCTTCCCcacgacgtcctcgagatGACGACCAAGTTCATGACCGAGCCTAtccgcatcctcgtcaagcgcgacgagctgacTCTTGAGGGCATCAAGCAGTTCTTTGTTGCTgttgagaaggaggactGGAAGTTTGACACGCTCTGCGACCTGTACGACAC cctcaccatcacccagGCCGTCATCTTCTGCAACACGCGCCGCAAGGTCGACTGGCTGACGGAGAAGATGCGCGAGGCAAACTTCACCGTGTCGTCGATGCACGGCGAGATGGTGCAGAAAGAGCGTGACGCTATTATGGCCGAGTTCCGTGGCGGCCAGTCTCGCGTACTTATCACCACCGATGTGTGGGCGCGCGGCATTGACGTGCAGCAAGTGTCTCTTGTCATCAACTATGACCTTCCCTCGAGCCGTGAGAACTACCTCCACCGTATCGGTCGTTCTGGCCGTTTTGGGCGCAAGGGTGTTGCGATCAACTTTGTCActgtcgaggacgtgcgCATTCTGCGAGACATTGAGCAGTACTACTCTACGC AGATCGACGAGATGCCCGCACAGGTGCAGGAGCTGGTGTGA